A portion of the Limosilactobacillus reuteri genome contains these proteins:
- the holA gene encoding DNA polymerase III subunit delta: MDIAQLSTQLKTKTPAMVYLILGKQQVLQQQAIDAFTSLIPENEQVMNVGRYDMEATPLAVALDDAMATPFFGERRLVIINKPFFLTGEKRHSKVEHDLDSLKNYLEHPEPSTILVFAAPYEKLDGRKGIVKQLKKTAVLVDASPLDERAARQRVRTQLSTAGFEISEAALDELVQRTNADYEMMDASLTKLKILAYREKKIDQSTVAALVPQSLDENVFDLVTAVLKHNQVRALDLYQQLLAGQQPPLRINAVLVGQFRLLIQIKVLSKRGLTQGSLASQLNVHPYRIKLGLKTARDFSMQALENAYLGLIRIEQSLKTTQRDPSLLFQLFMLQYSQQSKGA, translated from the coding sequence TTGGACATTGCCCAATTATCTACACAATTAAAAACTAAAACCCCAGCAATGGTATATTTGATTTTAGGAAAACAACAGGTTCTTCAACAGCAGGCAATTGATGCCTTTACAAGCCTTATTCCAGAGAATGAACAGGTCATGAATGTTGGTCGATATGATATGGAAGCCACGCCCTTGGCAGTTGCTTTGGATGATGCGATGGCAACTCCATTTTTTGGTGAGCGGCGATTGGTTATTATCAATAAACCATTCTTCTTAACTGGTGAAAAAAGACATTCAAAAGTTGAACATGATTTGGACAGCTTAAAAAATTATCTTGAACACCCTGAACCGTCCACAATTTTAGTTTTTGCGGCCCCTTATGAAAAGCTTGATGGGCGAAAGGGGATTGTAAAGCAATTAAAGAAGACAGCGGTTTTAGTTGATGCTAGTCCACTTGATGAGCGAGCAGCTCGTCAAAGAGTGAGAACTCAATTATCAACTGCTGGCTTTGAAATATCAGAAGCCGCTTTGGATGAGTTGGTTCAACGAACTAATGCGGATTATGAGATGATGGATGCAAGTTTAACTAAATTAAAGATTTTAGCTTATCGTGAGAAAAAGATTGATCAAAGCACGGTAGCTGCTTTAGTTCCACAATCATTAGATGAAAATGTTTTTGATTTAGTCACTGCGGTCCTTAAGCATAATCAAGTAAGGGCCTTAGATCTCTATCAACAGCTATTAGCAGGTCAGCAACCGCCGTTAAGGATTAATGCAGTGCTAGTAGGGCAGTTTCGGCTGTTGATTCAAATAAAAGTATTAAGTAAACGCGGTCTTACGCAAGGGAGTCTAGCGAGTCAGCTTAATGTCCATCCTTATCGGATTAAATTGGGATTAAAGACTGCGCGTGATTTCTCAATGCAGGCGTTAGAAAATGCCTATTTGGGATTAATTCGTATTGAACAATCGTTAAAAACGACACAACGCGATCCTTCACTTTTGTTTCAGTTATTTATGTTACAGTATTCTCAGCAGAGCAAAGGGGCGTGA
- a CDS encoding YlbG family protein produces the protein MFKLIPRRSLIIYINNNRVIRALRHYGQIDYISRRMHYVVMYVDQNDVGKIKEKISRLRAVKKVELSARPDLDPTLADLELTGVYQLHDEDDKK, from the coding sequence ATGTTTAAATTAATTCCACGGCGTTCCCTAATAATTTACATTAACAATAATCGTGTGATTCGAGCTCTTCGTCATTATGGTCAGATTGATTATATTTCCCGACGAATGCATTATGTGGTAATGTATGTAGACCAAAATGATGTCGGAAAAATAAAAGAGAAGATAAGTCGATTACGCGCAGTAAAAAAGGTTGAATTATCAGCTCGGCCAGATTTAGACCCGACGTTAGCTGATCTTGAATTAACGGGGGTCTATCAATTACATGATGAGGATGATAAAAAATGA
- a CDS encoding ComE operon protein 2, translating into MKLRIDWDQYFMIQAALLASRSTCNRLSVGAVLVRDKRIIAGGYNGSVAGDAHCIDEGCYLRDGHCVRTIHAEMNALLQCAKFGISADGASIYVTDFPCLQCTKSLLQTGIKEINYIRNYHNDDYAMKLLKLKNVALHQIKLDSDILEEVDLDQYINPDQK; encoded by the coding sequence ATGAAACTGAGAATTGATTGGGACCAGTATTTTATGATTCAAGCAGCCTTATTGGCGTCGCGAAGTACCTGCAACCGCCTTTCAGTAGGTGCAGTTTTAGTTCGTGATAAGCGGATAATTGCTGGTGGGTACAATGGCTCAGTCGCTGGCGATGCACATTGTATTGATGAAGGCTGTTATTTACGTGATGGGCATTGTGTGCGAACTATTCATGCAGAAATGAATGCTCTGTTGCAGTGTGCTAAGTTTGGTATTTCTGCTGATGGGGCAAGCATTTATGTAACGGATTTCCCTTGCTTACAATGTACCAAAAGTTTATTGCAGACTGGGATTAAGGAGATAAATTATATTCGTAATTATCACAATGATGATTACGCAATGAAATTACTTAAACTCAAAAACGTTGCGCTTCATCAGATTAAATTAGATAGTGATATTTTAGAAGAGGTCGATCTGGACCAGTATATCAATCCAGATCAAAAATAG
- the rsmD gene encoding 16S rRNA (guanine(966)-N(2))-methyltransferase RsmD, with amino-acid sequence MRIVAGDFGGRKLSAVPGMATRPTTDKVKEALFNIIGPYFNGGTSLDLFAGSGGLSIEAVSRGISQAVLVDRQYQAIKTIKKNIDVTKHVEQFKVYKMDAHKALNLFAKDKMKFNLVFLDPPYAKQQIVNDIEQMVKNNLLAKDAIIVAETDQNAKLPTDLADFNFIRRQEYGITVLTIYQYEGESK; translated from the coding sequence ATGAGAATTGTTGCAGGAGACTTTGGGGGACGAAAGCTAAGTGCTGTTCCGGGAATGGCAACTCGTCCAACAACTGATAAAGTTAAAGAAGCGTTATTTAATATAATCGGTCCTTACTTTAATGGCGGAACCAGTCTGGATTTGTTTGCCGGAAGCGGTGGATTAAGTATTGAAGCTGTATCACGCGGAATAAGTCAGGCAGTCCTAGTTGATCGTCAATATCAAGCAATCAAAACAATTAAGAAGAATATTGACGTTACAAAACATGTTGAACAATTTAAAGTTTATAAAATGGACGCTCATAAAGCATTAAATTTGTTTGCAAAAGACAAGATGAAATTTAACTTGGTCTTTTTAGATCCGCCCTATGCTAAACAGCAAATTGTTAATGATATTGAACAGATGGTTAAAAATAATTTACTAGCTAAAGATGCAATAATTGTGGCAGAAACAGATCAGAATGCGAAATTGCCAACAGATTTAGCTGATTTTAACTTTATTCGCCGTCAAGAATATGGAATTACGGTTTTAACAATTTATCAATATGAAGGAGAATCAAAATAA
- a CDS encoding SepM family pheromone-processing serine protease — translation MKKQDNIILRRIGIILGLVLLLGCFLFWPLNSYIESPGTAADLQSFVKIKGHPDRYKGSFMLTSVAIQRAHPATYLYAKMMPYMSIESAEDVTGGQNSATYDRVQKFYMDSSINEAIAVAYNAAHQKVTRRYLGIYVLQVQSNSKFKHDIHVGDTITKVDGHHFNTAQGFQKYIGAKKVGTPLAVTYTRDGKTKTVTHPLVKIANTNKPGIGIILTNNMHVKTKIPVKVDAGQYGGPSGGLMFSLQIYQQISGKDLQRGRKIAGTGTINSDGTVGEIGGIDKKVIAAHRAGATIFFAPYIKPTKEILKYEEGHLTNYQMAKKAAKKYAPGMKVVPVTSFDDAVKYLQTHK, via the coding sequence ATGAAAAAGCAAGATAATATAATATTACGACGAATAGGAATTATTTTAGGGCTTGTCCTTTTACTAGGCTGCTTTTTGTTCTGGCCCCTAAATTCCTATATCGAAAGTCCGGGAACGGCAGCTGATTTACAGTCTTTTGTTAAAATAAAGGGACACCCCGATCGATATAAGGGGAGTTTTATGTTGACATCGGTGGCGATTCAACGCGCCCATCCTGCAACATATTTATATGCCAAAATGATGCCCTATATGTCAATCGAGAGTGCAGAGGATGTAACTGGTGGTCAAAATAGTGCGACTTATGACCGTGTCCAAAAATTTTATATGGATAGCTCAATTAACGAGGCAATTGCAGTTGCTTATAATGCTGCTCACCAAAAAGTGACGCGACGCTATCTAGGAATTTATGTATTGCAAGTTCAGTCTAATTCTAAATTTAAACATGATATTCATGTTGGGGATACAATTACAAAAGTAGATGGTCATCACTTTAATACCGCTCAAGGCTTTCAAAAATATATTGGTGCTAAAAAAGTTGGCACCCCGTTAGCGGTTACTTATACTCGAGATGGGAAAACTAAAACTGTAACTCATCCGCTTGTTAAAATTGCTAATACTAATAAGCCGGGAATTGGAATCATCCTTACTAACAATATGCACGTTAAGACTAAGATCCCAGTAAAGGTTGATGCTGGTCAATACGGTGGGCCATCCGGTGGATTAATGTTCAGTTTACAAATATATCAACAAATTAGTGGAAAAGATTTGCAACGGGGACGTAAAATTGCCGGAACTGGAACGATAAATTCAGACGGGACCGTTGGAGAAATTGGTGGAATTGACAAGAAAGTAATCGCCGCGCACCGTGCAGGAGCCACTATTTTCTTTGCTCCTTATATAAAACCAACGAAAGAGATTCTTAAGTATGAAGAAGGTCATCTGACTAATTATCAAATGGCTAAAAAAGCAGCTAAAAAATATGCACCGGGAATGAAGGTTGTCCCAGTCACTTCCTTTGATGACGCGGTGAAATATTTACAAACGCATAAGTAA
- a CDS encoding DNA internalization-related competence protein ComEC/Rec2: MEVTQRILVYPDELKFNGNFMTGTAIDIQTGQREAIMMSFKSPQMLKNIDKLTTPSIWLINGQLKPIIPRTNENQFDNLTYNHHRRICNQVQINRVEQMVRQKRGIVGWCHTLRKRLSLYFETLPPPLSAYCQQLIIGSSNEDSAELMVSIKRLGLLHLFCISGMHIVLFTDLLRRLLVHLWWRKESIDLFLIIILPFYLLIGGGATSLIRATIMAELGLLHRYLNLDRLDGWALSLLIGLVIDPLLLLTLGGQLSYLLSFILQVLPEPVRGFKQSLLLNLISLPSLLSYVYEVHLLSFGVSYLIIPLFSTIVFPAVLVGALSFKLFEPLTYLINAGLKCFQYILNWLSDFPGMIHFGKPPLILALLLFAASLFVISQDTSLKSWKILALLYVITGGIIHFPFNGEVTFVDIGQGDSIIIREPFNRRVTMIDTGGKLTFKKPNWAASKHSQDDAQRITINYLKSKGIRQIDNICLTHHDADHIGYLTTILDNIAVKRLIVPAGMEKQPAFLNKVRTAAKTSPVIVPVTDNVKLPSFPLQILHPFVPGEGRNEDSLVLAGTFGGKRFLFTGDLDQENEEKVIQKYPQLKSDILKAGHHGSKTASSYLFLQTVAPKYAIISAGRFNRYHHPDEITIKNFQKLNINYLSTQQFGMIQYVYHGQNGKIKTTLRGDETSWTLPNYLHN; this comes from the coding sequence ATGGAAGTTACCCAAAGAATATTAGTTTACCCTGATGAATTAAAATTCAATGGAAATTTTATGACAGGAACTGCAATCGACATTCAAACTGGACAACGTGAAGCAATAATGATGTCGTTTAAGTCACCCCAGATGTTAAAAAATATTGATAAGCTTACAACACCCTCGATATGGCTTATTAATGGGCAATTAAAACCGATTATTCCCCGCACAAATGAAAATCAATTTGATAACTTAACTTATAACCACCATCGCCGGATCTGTAATCAAGTTCAAATTAACCGGGTAGAGCAAATGGTTAGGCAAAAAAGAGGGATAGTTGGCTGGTGTCATACATTAAGAAAACGACTCAGCCTCTACTTTGAAACTTTACCGCCTCCTCTTAGTGCGTATTGCCAACAATTAATAATTGGTAGTAGTAATGAGGATTCGGCTGAATTAATGGTAAGTATCAAAAGGCTTGGCCTGCTTCACCTTTTTTGCATTTCAGGAATGCATATCGTGCTTTTCACTGATTTATTACGGCGACTATTGGTTCATTTATGGTGGCGTAAAGAATCGATTGATTTATTCTTAATTATTATTTTGCCGTTTTATCTTCTCATTGGTGGTGGAGCAACAAGCTTGATAAGAGCAACCATTATGGCTGAACTTGGCCTTCTTCATCGATATTTAAATTTGGACCGTCTTGATGGGTGGGCGCTGAGCTTATTAATTGGATTGGTTATTGATCCGTTGCTATTGCTTACATTAGGCGGTCAATTAAGCTATTTACTTTCTTTTATTCTTCAAGTTCTTCCAGAACCAGTACGTGGTTTTAAACAGTCTTTATTATTGAATTTAATTAGTTTGCCTTCGTTATTGAGTTATGTATATGAGGTTCATCTTCTAAGCTTTGGGGTTAGTTATTTAATAATTCCGCTATTTTCTACAATTGTTTTTCCAGCGGTCTTGGTTGGGGCACTTAGTTTTAAGCTTTTTGAACCACTCACGTATCTAATTAATGCTGGTTTAAAATGCTTTCAATATATTTTAAATTGGTTATCTGATTTTCCAGGAATGATTCATTTTGGGAAACCACCGTTAATTTTGGCCCTTCTATTATTTGCGGCATCTTTATTTGTTATTTCTCAAGATACATCTTTAAAATCATGGAAAATATTAGCCTTATTGTATGTAATTACTGGGGGGATAATTCATTTTCCATTTAATGGTGAGGTTACTTTTGTTGATATTGGACAGGGGGACTCAATAATTATTAGAGAACCTTTTAACCGACGGGTAACAATGATTGATACAGGAGGTAAATTAACTTTTAAAAAGCCGAATTGGGCGGCTTCAAAGCATTCTCAAGATGATGCCCAACGAATAACTATTAATTATTTGAAAAGTAAAGGTATCAGGCAGATCGATAATATTTGTTTAACTCATCATGATGCAGATCATATCGGCTATCTAACAACGATTTTGGATAATATAGCAGTGAAAAGGCTGATTGTACCAGCGGGGATGGAAAAACAACCAGCATTTCTTAATAAAGTAAGGACTGCTGCAAAGACATCGCCAGTGATAGTTCCGGTGACTGATAATGTTAAGTTGCCATCATTTCCATTGCAAATTTTACATCCTTTTGTTCCCGGAGAAGGGAGAAATGAAGATTCTTTAGTGCTAGCTGGGACATTTGGCGGGAAAAGATTTCTTTTTACGGGGGATTTGGATCAGGAAAATGAAGAAAAAGTTATTCAAAAGTATCCGCAACTAAAGTCAGATATCTTAAAAGCTGGTCATCATGGCAGTAAAACTGCTAGTAGTTATTTATTTTTGCAGACAGTTGCTCCTAAGTATGCGATAATTTCAGCTGGACGATTTAATAGGTATCATCATCCTGATGAAATAACAATAAAAAATTTTCAAAAGTTAAATATTAATTACTTATCAACGCAGCAATTTGGAATGATACAATATGTATACCATGGTCAAAATGGAAAAATAAAAACAACATTGAGGGGAGATGAGACAAGTTGGACATTGCCCAATTATCTACACAATTAA
- a CDS encoding IS30 family transposase, with protein MTHLNDTMSTSLLTTHKKNAHLTKEERVMIATLKSQGLSNRAIGRQLGVNHQTINNELNRGTVRQLRRQKSNGKIYEYSYYIYSYEAGQATYLEHHRHSGRRRLYYSSKQFLRLADQLMLGEFDDHHYSPQAVIYKARDLMNDGTLIPKSVVTLYQWINEGVLRTSNLDLFEKPKRKHHRTHPQAKRCLGPNIAQRPQTADQRSEIGHWELDTVQGQKNGNDSVVLVMTDRLSRVNITSKIAGKTAHAVNQFFINLRQKMGTDAYYRIFKTITSDNGSEFSELTQVHDHVFYADPYSPWERGSNEINNRFLRKEITKGEAINNYSSAQIIATNDWMNHYPRAMFNGHSSMDIYRKAFYQEISQLHQPIINWSVLFI; from the coding sequence ATGACGCACTTAAATGATACCATGTCTACTAGTTTATTGACTACTCATAAAAAGAATGCTCATCTTACTAAAGAAGAACGTGTGATGATTGCGACTTTAAAGTCGCAAGGACTTTCCAATCGCGCAATTGGTCGCCAATTAGGAGTTAATCATCAAACAATTAATAACGAGCTCAACCGTGGTACGGTCCGCCAACTTCGTCGTCAAAAATCTAATGGTAAGATTTACGAATATTCTTACTACATCTATAGTTATGAAGCTGGTCAGGCCACATATCTTGAACATCACCGCCATTCTGGTCGTCGTCGCTTATATTATTCTTCAAAGCAATTTTTACGATTAGCTGATCAGCTAATGCTTGGTGAGTTTGACGACCACCATTACTCCCCACAAGCGGTTATTTATAAGGCTCGAGATTTAATGAATGATGGCACCCTGATCCCAAAGTCGGTTGTAACTTTATATCAATGGATTAATGAGGGTGTGCTTCGTACGTCCAATTTAGACCTCTTTGAAAAACCTAAACGTAAGCATCATCGAACTCATCCGCAAGCTAAAAGGTGCTTAGGGCCTAATATTGCTCAACGACCTCAAACTGCGGACCAACGGTCCGAAATTGGCCATTGGGAACTAGATACAGTTCAGGGACAGAAAAACGGTAATGACAGTGTTGTACTAGTAATGACTGATCGCCTTTCACGAGTTAATATCACGAGTAAAATTGCTGGTAAAACTGCGCATGCAGTAAATCAGTTCTTTATAAATTTACGCCAGAAAATGGGCACAGATGCTTACTATCGCATCTTTAAGACAATAACCTCTGACAACGGTTCAGAATTTAGTGAGTTAACACAAGTTCACGATCATGTTTTCTATGCTGATCCGTATTCCCCTTGGGAACGTGGATCCAATGAGATCAATAACCGGTTTCTCCGCAAGGAGATTACCAAAGGTGAAGCTATAAATAACTATAGTAGTGCTCAGATCATAGCGACTAATGATTGGATGAATCACTATCCACGAGCTATGTTTAATGGACATTCGTCAATGGATATCTATCGTAAGGCCTTCTACCAAGAGATATCACAGCTCCATCAACCAATAATCAATTGGTCAGTATTATTTATTTGA
- the coaD gene encoding pantetheine-phosphate adenylyltransferase produces the protein MKVAVFPGSFDPLTLGHLDLIKRGSALFDQLAVAVMTNESKSPLFTVEERVAQIKEAVSGLDNVSVITTEGLTVDLMNRIGADYLMRGLRNTTDFQYERDIAAMNNFLDDQCETVFFLAKPEYQHLSSSLLKEVTSAGGDISAYLPANINEALKKRLMEREMLRVKKDNEKAR, from the coding sequence ATGAAAGTTGCAGTTTTTCCTGGATCATTTGACCCATTAACACTTGGACATTTAGATTTAATTAAACGAGGAAGTGCATTATTTGATCAATTGGCAGTAGCGGTAATGACTAATGAAAGTAAAAGCCCGCTGTTTACTGTCGAAGAACGAGTAGCACAAATTAAAGAGGCAGTTAGCGGACTAGATAATGTTTCGGTTATTACAACAGAGGGCTTAACTGTTGATCTAATGAACCGCATTGGGGCAGATTACTTAATGCGTGGTTTGCGTAATACTACTGATTTTCAATATGAACGTGATATTGCGGCGATGAATAACTTTTTAGATGATCAGTGTGAGACCGTCTTTTTCCTTGCTAAGCCTGAATATCAGCACTTATCTAGTAGTTTGCTGAAAGAAGTAACATCGGCTGGGGGAGATATCTCAGCTTATCTTCCTGCTAATATTAATGAAGCACTAAAAAAGCGGTTAATGGAACGAGAAATGTTACGGGTTAAGAAGGACAATGAAAAAGCAAGATAA
- the rpsT gene encoding 30S ribosomal protein S20, whose translation MPIIKSAIERVRTSEKAEARNASQLSQMRTAIKKFDKAKLAGADNLDDLYKAAISAIDRAHSKGLIKANKAARDKSRLSARYAK comes from the coding sequence ATGCCAATTATCAAATCAGCAATTGAACGTGTTCGTACTAGTGAAAAAGCTGAAGCACGTAACGCTTCACAATTAAGCCAAATGCGGACTGCTATTAAGAAGTTCGATAAGGCAAAGCTTGCTGGCGCAGATAACCTTGACGACTTATACAAGGCTGCTATCTCAGCAATTGACCGTGCCCACTCTAAGGGCCTTATCAAGGCTAACAAGGCTGCACGTGACAAGTCACGTCTCTCAGCACGTTACGCTAAGTAA
- a CDS encoding helix-hairpin-helix domain-containing protein: protein MQQLSELWIKYRVQVLMIVIAAVVGGYWILNKNNNDALISNTNAVLTSSETGSSLTSTTTMKRTVAIDIKGAVKMPGVYELKADDRVNEALKAAGGPLLNADLRQVNLAKQLTDQQMIYIPLQGETPVASSSTEPSAANNENGSDNSAKINLNTATKEQLCQITGIGDKKADLILQYRQEHGQFKSIDELKEINGFGEKTVAKLKDHLSI from the coding sequence ATGCAGCAATTATCAGAATTATGGATAAAATATCGAGTACAAGTGCTGATGATAGTGATTGCTGCAGTGGTTGGGGGATATTGGATACTTAATAAAAACAATAACGATGCTTTAATTTCAAATACTAATGCTGTTTTAACAAGTAGCGAAACGGGAAGCAGTTTAACTTCTACCACTACGATGAAAAGGACCGTTGCAATTGATATAAAGGGTGCCGTAAAAATGCCCGGAGTTTATGAATTGAAAGCAGATGATCGTGTGAACGAAGCCTTGAAAGCGGCAGGTGGACCACTACTCAATGCAGACTTGCGCCAAGTGAATCTTGCTAAACAATTAACAGACCAGCAAATGATATATATTCCGCTTCAAGGCGAAACGCCGGTAGCTTCCAGCAGTACAGAACCATCAGCAGCTAATAATGAAAATGGCAGCGATAATTCTGCAAAGATAAATCTAAATACGGCGACCAAAGAACAACTATGTCAAATTACGGGAATTGGCGATAAAAAAGCAGACTTGATATTACAATACCGACAAGAACACGGTCAGTTTAAGAGTATTGACGAACTTAAAGAAATAAATGGCTTTGGCGAAAAAACTGTTGCTAAACTAAAAGACCATCTATCTATCTAG
- the rpsO gene encoding 30S ribosomal protein S15, producing the protein MAISKERKDQIIKEFATHEGDTGSTQVQVAVLTADINELNDHLRTHKHDYHSQRGLMKKIGHRRNLLAYLRRTDLPAYRELIQKLGLRR; encoded by the coding sequence ATGGCTATTTCAAAAGAACGTAAAGATCAAATTATTAAGGAATTCGCAACTCACGAAGGAGATACTGGTTCTACTCAAGTTCAAGTTGCTGTTTTAACTGCTGACATCAACGAATTGAACGATCACCTTCGTACACACAAGCACGATTACCATTCACAACGTGGTTTAATGAAGAAGATTGGTCACCGTCGTAACTTATTAGCTTACTTACGTCGGACTGATTTACCTGCTTACCGTGAACTTATCCAAAAGTTAGGTTTACGTCGGTAA